In the Miscanthus floridulus cultivar M001 unplaced genomic scaffold, ASM1932011v1 os_2401_1_2, whole genome shotgun sequence genome, one interval contains:
- the LOC136534923 gene encoding uncharacterized protein has product MSAVVCGKRSSSIFADELLPPSPPSPHSSHQPAAKRSRRSPSHRGGGGGSDGRRREALVHHLLALFPDMDPQLLEKALEASGDDLDSAIKSLNLLRLESAENGQHTAIQPSVEGIPNGGVDTATEYPPTVDNYQTSNNGSEWVEIFVREMTNASDIDDARARASRALEALEKSIVERAGAEATQNLHKENMMLKEQLTVVLRENAVLKRAVAIQHERQKEFDERSHEVQSLKQLVLQYQEQVRTLEINNYALTMHLKQAQQNSSIPGRFNPDVF; this is encoded by the exons ATGTCTGCGGTAGTCTGTGGCAAGAGGTCCTCCTCCATCTTCGCCGACGAGCTCCTCCCGccgtcccctccctcccctcactCCTCCCACCAGCCGGCGGCCAAGCGGTCCCGCCGCTCCCCCTcgcaccgcggcggcggcggcggctccgacgGACGCCGACGGGAGGCGCTCGTCCACCATCTACTTGCACTCTTCCCCGACATGGATCCCCAG TTGCTTGAAAAAGCTCTGGAAGCATCTGGAGATGACTTGGATTCTGCAATAAAGAGTTTGAATTTGCTGCGTTTAGAGTCAGCAGAAAATGGTCAGCATACAGCAATTCAGCCTTCCGTTGAAG GTATTCCTAATGGTGGCGTGGATACGGCTACAGAATATCCGCCTACTGTAGATAATTACCAGACAAGTAATAATGGCTCTGAATGGGTCGAGATATTTGTCAGAGAGATGACAaatgcttctgacatagatgatgcacggGCTCGTGCGTCAAGAGCTTTGGAGGCTTTGGAGAAATCGATTGTAGAGCGTGCAGGAGCTGAAGCTACACAGAACCTGCATAAG GAAAACATGATGCTCAAGGAGCAACTGACTGTTGTTCTGCGAGAGAATGCTGTGCTGAAGCGGGCAGTTGCCATTCAACATGAGCGCCAAAAGGAGTTTGACGAGAGGTCGCACGAGGTCCAGAGCTTGAAGCAACTTGTTTTGCAGTACCAGGAGCAAGTTAGGACTCTAGAG ATAAACAACTATGCCCTCACAATGCACCTCAAGCAGGCTCAGCAGAACAGCTCCATACCTGGGCGTTTCAACCCGGATGTCTTCTAA